The DNA sequence ACTTCCACATGGCTGTCTTTACAGGGACACTGTCAGTGTTGAAGTTTGAATGTAAACTTTAGACTTGACTTGCTGATTCATCTTGTTGACCCATAATTCCATTCAAACTAAAGAGCTTGTTTTGTCGCACTGTGTATTTTATGTACTTTATACAGCATGCAGAGGAGGTGTATGTTGTGCAAGGGGGTGGAtgaatagagaaagagagaaagcagaagcaTCCATATAGTGAACCCAAATACATGTTCTATAATACGCCTACctataataatgttattataaaTGCAGATACAAAGTTCAAAACTCAATACCTTAACAAAAGtaaaattcaattatttttctttattcagtTCACTTGCTTTTATGCtgcttttcatttaatttccagATATTTTAATATAGAGTTGAATCTGAACTATGTGAAGTAAACAATACTTGTCAAAACAATTACCCCTTCTGTAATTATCTCATGTTGTCCACAAGAGTTGCTATTTAAAAATGCTTGAATCATGGTAATGTAAAGTCATTGAGATTGCTCAAGCAGCCCGGAGCCAACAGGATTATGGTGATGTTCAGGACTAGTTTAACTGCCAGCTGGCCAGTAAAGCCATAGATCAATGAGCTCATGTTACTACATGCTGCTTTTacagaggttttttttgtgcctGATTTATTCTAATAGTGCAAATCATGATTagttttaacattgttttttagTTATATTTGTGATTTGACATAAAACAGCCATTGTCTCATAATGCCATACATATTTCCATTCCTGTAATGAGGGGGGAAAATAACATGTTATGTTTTCACTTTGTCAGCATGATAGGATATAATTTCACACATAAGTCACATGTGTCTAAGCAAAGGTAAACAGTAAATAGCAGAAGACCAGACAGACAATCTctgatttttatgtttctgatAACAATCCTGACATAATTTGACAGCACCTATGGGGACattgacacattttatttgGCATGTCCTCAGGTGGTAATCACACCTTGTCGGACAGCTATGACTTGCGTGTTTTCGCTTAAGTTACTGTGGTGACATTTAGTCCTGGCAATTAAAAGAATAACAAACATTGTCATCACACTGTTGTCACACATTGCTGACAATGCAGAAGTCAAATATTTACCTTAgatacagctttaaaaaaaaaagagtgaacgATGGAGATCTGCTCACTGCACAAACTGTCTAACAGTCTGATAATTACACCTGTGACAAGGCTGAGGCAGCACTGCCTAATAGTTTTACACCCACACAAGGTTGTAGTTATCATGCTGCATTACCCCAAATTACACCAAAGCAACCATTTATGACCAAACACTGCTGCAAACACAGGATCATGTTGCACTTTTTCAAGAaagaaaagggttagggttattttgCCCCTTACTATTTTAAATGGAATATATTCAGTCCTTACTATTACATAACAGAGCATGGCTGTTTTCAATATAAATATTCACATGCAACACATACCAGTGAATACATGCATATCATCAAAATGAAGGTGTAAATAGCATGGAAGGATGGTGGAACAAAGCAGAAAATTAGAATGAGTGTTCCTGTAATTGCAGCCATATTGTGCTCTATACTGCTCTGTGTTACTACTTGAGAGATGCTTGTGAGAGGCCAGTACAAGAGCAAGAGCCTTACAtgttggaaacatttttttaaccaagtgGATGTGCAGGTTTTCCTTATCAAAGCACACATGACTGATCTGGCATGAAACGCTGTTTTCTGTCACTGAGTATACACTCGAAGCTCAAACAGAATGAGTTCTGGCATGCCATGTTTTTGAATGAGACAGAGATTTGACTGAAAAGTTATCTTTCTGTGCAGCGAGTGTTTCTGCAGGGCCTGCAGCTtggtataaatatatttgttctAGATATCAGTGTTAGGAGTGAACACCTTCCTCATAACCACGAGGAAGAATTAAACACAAAGCAAACTCAATGATCTTCAGGGACAGGTTTTGCTGCCTGGTGAGGTTTGTGGAATATTCAAATATGGTAATAATTTTGTCTTGAATAGTGTTGCCCCACACCCATACTCTGTATGGTCTTCCTTGAACGTTTCTTGAAAAGTTCTGCAATCAGTGAAGTGTTTTGAATTAGATAGATATAAAATACACAGTTATTGTTGGCACATGGTTATTGTTTATATAAATGCACACACTTTGAGATTCTGAGGCTAAATGTGTGAGGTTTTAATAAGTGAGAAAAGATCAAAAAAGATCATCAATTATAATCTTAAACTACCTCagcactgttttttttcttttatgtgtttgttgaaCCTGAAGACATTGCTTAGTTTGCCATCAATATTGTTAATACAGCATTTTGTGCATCttaaagtaaatacattttactattATCACTAATCATCACTTTCTAAACCTTTCCACATGTCATTGCATTGAGTGCCAAGATGCTTTTAGTGAGaaccacacactgtttttttcctcttcttacCTACAGGAaatggcttccaagcagcaaaTGGGTTACAAGTGTCGCATAGCAGGAGTGCTGCTTTTCCTCTTCACCGGTATTGCAGCCCTCATAGCTGTCGCCGTTATCCAGAAAACCTGGCGTTTTAAAGAATACAGTTTAGAGGTGAGCACATGCCCGCAGATACACATTTATCCTTTGGCTAAAAGTCTTCTCACTTTCACATTTAAAAGTACATTAAGTGCTCAAAATGCCTCtgcaagagagagacagagacacgtATTCAAATACACATACTTCAACCCCCTCATCTTCCATTGTGAATGTGTTGCCAGACACTATCCAGATGTCAGGTCAGGGTCAGGGGAAGGGGGTTTCTCATCAGTCAATTTGGTGATGGATGATGGTCCTGATGGTCCATGTGTGGTTTTTAAGGAGGGTTTTGGAGTCGGGGTGTGGTTTGAAGCAGCCTCAACAGCAAAATATACTATAAGGCTTCCTGTGTTTTACTAAACATAGTCAGATAGACCAAAATAAATAACCTTGTAACCTTGtaacctttctttctctcttcagtaTGGCATAGTGATAGACTCGGGTTCATCTCGCTCCAACGTGTACCTTTACGAGTGGCCAGGGGAGAAGGAGAATGAAACAGGAGTGGTGACTCAGATAATGAACTGTAAAGTTGCTGGTGAGTCTTTATACATACATTGAAAAGAGAAAATTACAGCTTTTTTATAACCTACATTTTCCTGTATtgagtttaaaaaatacatggaaatgttagaaaaagaaaatgaattcaaccaaaagaagaaaaaaaagctaagaatatattttaaatttaagacAAGCTCCTTAAACCCTTATTCaactgaaatgttaaaatttTGTGCAGAATTTAAAAATTTGATTCTAGCTTCACCTTGTGCCTACAGGTGAGGGTATCTCAGCGATGAAAGTTGACCCTGAGAAGGATGCTGAATCATGGAAAGCCTTCAAAGCCTGCATGAAGAACATCACCGAAGCCATTCCtgtcaaaaaacacaatacCACACTTCTCTTTCTGGGAGCTACTGCTGGAATGAGGCTGTTACAGTAAGGAAATGCAGAAACAAGCTAGCTTCATTGTATTCGCTCGCAGTTACTTATAATGTATTAAAGGGTGACAGGAAAGATCAGAGCAGTTTAACTTCCCCTGTATACCACATGTTTTCCTGAAGCTCACTGAGTCATCAAGAGGCCTGGCAATGAAAACAGGTCTACAATGCAGGCTAGGACAAGATTATAGCAACCCCCAAAGCAGCAACGCTAGGAAATCCCCATTTGTTTTTTGGAGTTGAAttacattgtttctttttttttgagaagCACCTATAATCCTATTCATTTTTGTGCTTTGGTTATAGTGAGGAGGATGAACAGAGGTCCAATGAAGTCTTGGCAAGTCTCAGAGAATATCTTAGCTCCCTTCCATTCGACTTCCAAAATGCCTCCATTATTACTGGTCAGGAAGAGGGGCTGTATGGGTGGATTACTGTCAACTACCTCAAGGGTAACTTCCTAGAGGTAATTTAGAAATGAactcactctatctatctatctatctatctatctatctatctatctatctatctatctatctatctatctatctatctatctatctatctatctatctatcaatcttccCTCCCTAATACTCTCCTGTCAATCATACTATACAGGTTGGTCAAAGTGTGCTTgactcaaatatttaaatatttaaaaaaaaaacactgtatacTGGTTTACAAACATGGCCATCATATAGTTTGTATATGAATATTTTCCATTATATTTGCAGAAAAATCTGTGGAACACCTATATACGCCCTGAAGGGGCAAAGACAGTGGGATCCATGGACCTTGGTGGAGCGTCTACACAGATTGCCTTTGCAGTCCAGGATAATCTCACAGGGCCTGACTACCTGCATGTCAAACTCTATGGTTACCCTTACAATGTCTATACACACAGCTTCCTCTGCTATGGCAAGAATGAGGCTGAGAAGAGGGTTTTGGATAAAGTTGTCCAGGTATAaagcttttctttgtgtttttctgcatgtgtatgtgtgtgtacttaccCA is a window from the Scomber japonicus isolate fScoJap1 chromosome 10, fScoJap1.pri, whole genome shotgun sequence genome containing:
- the entpd3 gene encoding ectonucleoside triphosphate diphosphohydrolase 3, encoding MASKQQMGYKCRIAGVLLFLFTGIAALIAVAVIQKTWRFKEYSLEYGIVIDSGSSRSNVYLYEWPGEKENETGVVTQIMNCKVAGEGISAMKVDPEKDAESWKAFKACMKNITEAIPVKKHNTTLLFLGATAGMRLLHEEDEQRSNEVLASLREYLSSLPFDFQNASIITGQEEGLYGWITVNYLKGNFLEKNLWNTYIRPEGAKTVGSMDLGGASTQIAFAVQDNLTGPDYLHVKLYGYPYNVYTHSFLCYGKNEAEKRVLDKVVQESSDPAYIINPCYPKGFNTTMKRSFIYNSECTKKPDNYNPDQEMFMVGTGDSDKCESIVKSIFDFRTCTSAQCSFNGVEQPPVTGEFMAYAGFFYVARALLMNGTSDFDQFNSAVTEFCHTEWTTLRAQKSWISSRYLRTYCFAAHYVFTMLADGYKFDNDTWKNIHFQSEVKKTSIGWSLGYMLSMSNMIPSEVKEVPPMANPVFAGLIFLFSAITIVTAVLIFIILIRTCY